A genomic region of Sinobacterium caligoides contains the following coding sequences:
- a CDS encoding TRAP transporter permease, with the protein MTEKYHIDSDIQDLIEESDTGNRHPKQWYAAFLLLSLPVIWSLFQLWIGSPLPAHFGVGFLNDTETRAIHLGFALLLTFLAFPARHNSPHDRIPLLDWVLGLAAAFCACYIFIFYTSLSTRPGAPIAQDIWVSVAGLVLLLEATRRTLGPALVCVALFFLAYVFFGDSQFVPDVIRWKGASIERAMSHMWLSTEGVFGIALGVSSGFVFLFVLFGALLNQAGAGNYFIQIAFSLLGHLRGGPAKAAVLSSAMTGLISGSSIANVVTTGTFTIPLMKRVGFSSEKAGAIEASSSINGVLMPPVMGAVAFLMVEYVGIPYIEVIKHAFVPAAISYIALLYIVHLEALKADMQGLPRTGPVYSLKMKMLRMGIITSSMIVLAGLLFFLISAIKTITGPVSVALILLVILTGYIGLLYISAQQPDLEMDDPNSEIIELPLFANIYKTGLYYLIPLIALIWFLMVERNSPGLSAFWASVIMGFVLLTQKPLKAFFRRGNMVSALGEGFIDLRDGLSSGARNMIGIGVATATAGIIVGTVTLTGIGQVMADLVQIVSGGVLLFMLMFVALISIVLGMGLPTTANYIVVSSLMAGVVVELGAQHGFIVPLIAVHMFVFYFGIMADVTPPVGLASFAAAAISRGDPLKTGVQAFFYSMRTALLPFLFIFNTDLLLIDVTWYQGIFVFIIALIAMLVFAASTQGFWFTKSKWYETVLMLVAAFTLFLPGFWLDMVKPPYELKAPSDIYHYISEQPSDGNIRLVAEGEALDGRFKRSTVILPLGEQGADAKERLAKNVGLELLPQDDGSMLVDYVEYGSVAEHSALDYDWKITGILEETDRFPKELFFIPALLLLGLIAKLQLMRRKREKLAETAPAA; encoded by the coding sequence ATGACTGAGAAATATCATATTGATTCTGATATTCAGGATCTTATCGAAGAATCGGATACGGGGAATCGTCACCCCAAGCAATGGTATGCCGCCTTCTTACTATTATCGTTGCCGGTTATCTGGTCGCTGTTCCAGCTATGGATTGGCTCTCCGCTGCCGGCACATTTTGGCGTCGGCTTTCTCAATGATACCGAGACGCGTGCGATTCACCTAGGCTTCGCCCTGTTGTTGACCTTCCTCGCTTTCCCGGCGCGGCACAATAGCCCCCACGACCGCATACCTCTGCTCGACTGGGTGCTCGGTTTAGCGGCGGCGTTTTGTGCTTGTTATATTTTTATTTTTTATACCAGCCTATCGACGCGCCCTGGAGCGCCAATCGCTCAGGATATCTGGGTGTCTGTGGCAGGCCTGGTATTATTACTCGAGGCGACGCGCCGCACCCTGGGGCCAGCATTGGTCTGTGTCGCGTTATTCTTCCTCGCCTATGTCTTTTTCGGTGACAGCCAGTTTGTGCCGGATGTCATTCGCTGGAAGGGCGCCTCGATCGAGCGCGCGATGAGCCACATGTGGCTAAGTACAGAGGGTGTCTTCGGTATTGCGTTGGGTGTCTCCTCCGGTTTCGTCTTTCTCTTTGTGTTGTTCGGCGCGCTGTTGAATCAGGCTGGTGCCGGTAACTACTTTATCCAAATAGCCTTCTCCTTGCTGGGGCATCTGCGTGGTGGGCCCGCGAAGGCGGCGGTACTCTCTTCCGCTATGACGGGTCTAATCTCAGGCTCGTCTATCGCCAACGTGGTGACGACTGGTACGTTTACTATTCCGCTAATGAAGCGAGTCGGCTTTAGCTCAGAAAAGGCCGGTGCGATCGAGGCCTCGTCCTCGATCAACGGTGTTTTAATGCCGCCAGTCATGGGTGCGGTTGCGTTCCTGATGGTCGAGTATGTTGGTATTCCTTATATTGAGGTCATTAAACACGCCTTTGTACCGGCGGCGATCTCCTATATTGCGCTGCTCTACATTGTTCATCTCGAGGCGCTGAAGGCTGATATGCAAGGTCTGCCTCGTACTGGTCCGGTTTATAGCCTTAAGATGAAGATGCTGCGGATGGGTATTATCACCTCCAGCATGATTGTCTTAGCTGGCCTACTGTTCTTCCTGATCTCTGCGATTAAGACCATTACCGGCCCGGTTTCGGTGGCGCTGATTCTGCTGGTGATCCTGACGGGGTATATCGGCTTGCTCTATATTTCGGCGCAGCAGCCTGATCTGGAGATGGACGACCCTAACTCAGAAATCATCGAGCTGCCGCTCTTTGCCAATATCTACAAGACTGGGCTGTACTATCTTATCCCGTTGATTGCGTTGATTTGGTTCCTGATGGTAGAGCGTAACTCTCCCGGTTTATCGGCCTTTTGGGCGAGCGTCATCATGGGCTTCGTGCTGCTGACGCAGAAGCCGCTGAAGGCCTTTTTCCGTCGTGGCAATATGGTGTCAGCTCTGGGAGAGGGCTTCATTGATCTGCGTGACGGGCTGTCTTCGGGGGCGCGCAACATGATCGGTATCGGGGTTGCGACGGCGACCGCGGGCATTATCGTCGGTACGGTGACACTGACCGGTATCGGGCAGGTGATGGCCGATCTGGTACAGATCGTCTCTGGTGGTGTGCTGCTGTTCATGCTGATGTTTGTGGCGCTGATCAGCATCGTGCTGGGGATGGGGTTGCCGACCACGGCAAACTATATTGTGGTTTCCTCATTGATGGCCGGCGTGGTTGTCGAACTGGGGGCGCAGCATGGCTTTATCGTGCCGTTGATTGCGGTGCATATGTTCGTCTTCTATTTTGGCATTATGGCCGATGTCACACCGCCGGTGGGGCTGGCGTCGTTCGCGGCGGCGGCGATATCGCGGGGTGATCCGCTGAAGACGGGAGTACAGGCGTTCTTCTACAGCATGCGTACGGCCCTGCTCCCCTTCCTGTTTATCTTTAATACGGATCTGTTGCTGATCGACGTTACCTGGTATCAGGGCATCTTTGTATTCATTATCGCGCTGATTGCGATGCTGGTGTTCGCTGCCTCGACCCAGGGCTTCTGGTTTACTAAGTCGAAGTGGTACGAGACGGTGTTGATGTTAGTGGCGGCTTTTACCTTATTCTTGCCGGGCTTCTGGCTCGACATGGTCAAGCCACCTTACGAGTTAAAGGCGCCAAGTGATATCTACCACTACATTAGTGAACAGCCAAGCGATGGCAACATTCGCTTGGTGGCTGAGGGTGAGGCGTTGGACGGCCGCTTTAAGCGTTCTACGGTGATTTTACCGCTGGGTGAGCAGGGTGCCGATGCCAAGGAGCGATTAGCTAAGAACGTCGGCCTGGAGCTGTTGCCGCAGGATGATGGTTCGATGCTGGTCGACTATGTTGAATACGGCAGTGTTGCGGAGCACAGCGCGCTAGACTATGACTGGAAGATTACCGGCATCCTCGAGGAGACCGATCGCTTCCCGAAGGAGTTGTTCTTCATTCCGGCACTGTTGTTATTGGGCTTGATCGCCAAGCTGCAGCTGATGCGCCGTAAGCGAGAGAAGTTAGCTGAGACTGCGCCGGCAGCGTAG